Proteins found in one Sphaeramia orbicularis chromosome 8, fSphaOr1.1, whole genome shotgun sequence genomic segment:
- the LOC115424222 gene encoding WAP, Kazal, immunoglobulin, Kunitz and NTR domain-containing protein 2-like yields MLLFLSLLEVRETLKRKYIFSISRRVRKLFLSAFFFFFSFPRLCPLFCALDMWWMLFPRWIWFVLGHFYTFLLFMDSCRVKAMPMSSVAKVVYSHAGMCPNELNPNLWVDAMSTCMRECESDQDCETFEKCCPNVCGNKSCVAARYIDIKGNRGPIGMPKGATCDKFMCSQQGSECDIWDGQPVCKCRDRCEREPHFTCASDGMTYYNKCYMDAEACSKGISISEVTCRYHLTWPNTSPIPAETTLHPTTALQTTLPADIQLPAIHNGPTQQAVFVGETASFLCEVSGKPHPEITWEKQLKGKDNVIMKPNNVRGNIVVTNIGQLVIYNAQLQDAGIYTCTARNVGGSVSSHFPLVVIRKEAKGKNSVGNSTNLPFPAEECLKSPDTDDCGEDTMSWYYESKRNNCFTFTYSQCNKNRNHFDSYEACMLSCGGDLSAPCSLPSAQGPCKAYEPRWAYSSSLKKCHSFVYGGCGGNENNFESKEACEEMCPFPKNHNCKMCKPRGKMVASFCKSDFVILGHVTELTEEQESGHALVTVEEILKDEKMGLRFFGKEPLEVTLLNMDWNCPCPNITVADGQLIIMGDVHNGMAILQPDSFVGSSSARRIRKLREVIHKKTCDFLKDFSAAQ; encoded by the exons atgctgcttttcctTTCACTGTTAGAAGTGCGAGAAACTTTAAAAAGGaaatatattttttccatttccagACGCGTTAGAAAGTTATTCCtgtcggctttttttttttttttttcttttccaagaTTGTGTCCTTTGTTTTGCGCGTTGGATATGTGGTGGATGCTGTTTCCCCGATGGATTTGGTTTGTTCTgggacatttttacacttttctcctTTTTATGGACAGCTGTCGTGTAAAAGCTATGCCTATGTCATCAGTTGCAAAAGTGGTGTATTCACACGCAGGTATGTGTCCGAACGAACTGAACCCCAACCTGTGGGTGGATGCTATGAGCACCTGCATGCGAGAGTGTGAATCTGACCAG GACTGTGAGACATTTGAGAAGTGCTGTCCTAACGTGTGTGGAAACAAGAGCTGTGTGGCAGCACGGTACATAGACATCAAGGGTAACAGGGGCCCCATTGGAATGCCAAAGGGCGCCACCTGCGACAAGTTCATGTGCTCCCAGCAAGGGTCTGAGTGTGACATCTGGGACGGCCAGCCTGTGTGTAAGTGCCGAGACCGGTGTGAGAGGGAGCCTCACTTCACATGTGCATCAGACGGCATGACCTATTATAACAAGTGCTACATGGATGCAGAGGCCTGTTCCAAGGGTATCTCTATCTCTGAGGTCACCTGCAG GTATCACCTGACCTGGCCAAACACCAGTCCAATCCCAGCAGAGACCACCCTACATCCCACCACTGCCCTCCAGACCACCCTTCCCGCTGACATCCAGCTCCCTGCCATACACAATGGCCCCACTCAGCAGGCAGTTTTTGTGGGTGAGACAGCCAGCTTCCTGTGCGAGGTATCTGGGAAGCCACATCCGGAAATCACCTGGGAGAAGCAGCTGAAGGGCAAAGACAACGTCATAATGAAACCGAATAACGTCAGAGGCAATATCGTAGTCACTAACATCGGCCAGTTGGTCATTTACAACGCGCAGCTCCAGGACGCCGGTATTTACACCTGCACAGCCAGAAATGTTGGGGGAAGTGTATCATCACATTTCCCCTTGGTGGTGATCAGGAAAGAGGCGAAAGGTAAGAATTCAGTGGGGAACAGCACCAACCTGCCATTCCCAGCCGAAGAGTGTCTTAAGAGTCCGGACACCGACGACTGTGGAGAAGACACCATGAGCTGGTACTACGAGTCAAAGAGGAACAACTGCTTCACCTTCACCTACAGTCAGTGCAATAAGAACCGGAATCACTTTGACAGCTATGAAGCTTGCATGTTGTCATGTGGAGGAGATCTGTCAGCTCCATGCAGCCTACCGAGCGCACAGGGGCCGTGTAAAGCCTACGAGCCTCGCTGGGCTTACAGCAGCAGCCTCAAAAAGTGTCACTCCTTCGTGTATGGAGGCTGCGGCGGCAACGAGAATAACTTCGAGTCCAAAGAGGCCTGTGAAGAAATGTGTCCTTTTCCAAAGAACCATAACTGCAAGATGTGTAAACCTCGAGGTAAGATGGTCGCCAGCTTCTGCAAAAGCGACTTCGTGATCCTGGGGCATGTGACGGAGCTTACAGAGGAGCAAGAGTCAGGCCACGCTTTGGTGACAGTGGAGGAGATCTTGAAGGATGAGAAGATGGGTCTGAGGTTCTTCGGTAAAGAACCTCTGGAGGTGACTCTTCTGAACATGGACTGGAACTGCCCTTGTCCCAACATCACTGTCGCTGACGGACAACTGATCATCATGGGAGATGTTCACAACGGGATGGCCATCCTGCAGCCGGACAGCTTTGTAGGTTCCTCCAGCGCTCGTAGAATCAGGAAGCTCCGTGAGGTTATCCACAAGAAAACCTGTGATTTTCTTAAAGATTTCTCTGCCGCCCAGTAG